In the genome of Cucurbita pepo subsp. pepo cultivar mu-cu-16 unplaced genomic scaffold, ASM280686v2 Cp4.1_scaffold000286, whole genome shotgun sequence, one region contains:
- the LOC111784872 gene encoding uncharacterized protein LOC111784872, producing MSSRRRNLEAPIDSWYEFKESMRKRFVPQYFQRDMAQKLQALKQGRKSVEDYYKEMDTLMDRLDLDEDMEALMARFLNGLNTEIADKTDLQPYSNIEELLHIAIKIERQIQRRSQRYSSKTFPNSTSTWKKDSKNIDYKHRNPEINEKPQAKFEKGESSRTGKEKVEKSNVRNRDLKCWRCQGVGHYSRDCPNARIMTIKEGEIVTDDEAHDDINEETDESEEFSEEDPTHISLVTRRALNTHIKEDGLDQRENLFQTRCLVQSVPCSVVIDSGSCTNVVSSILVKRLNLKTQPHPRPYKLQWLNDCGEVRVTQQTLVSFTIGKYVDDVLCDVVSMHVGDLLLGRPWQFDRRVMYDGYANRYSFTHNGRKTTLVPLSPKDVFIDHCKLEKKRQEADAKAEIEKESSEKMSLSEKQESNTQPREKKERKAKSVSLYVRSSEARNVLLSNQTILVLMCKGSCYFTNMLNPSLPSDFVVLLQEFEDLFSEEMPSSLPPLRGIEHKIDFIPGAPIPNRPAYRTNPKEAEEIQRQVSELLAKGYVRESLSPCSVPVILVPKKDGSWRMCVDCRAINKITIKYRHPIPRLDDMLDELHGCSLFTKIDLKSGYHQIRMHIGDEWKTAFKTKYGLYEWLVMPFGLTNAPSTFMRLMNHVLREYLGKFVVVYFDDILVYSKSLDDHITHVRNVLTTLRNECLYVNLKKCSFCMEKVNFLGFVVSSNGVEVDEEKVKAIKEWPTPKNVSEVRSFHGLASFYRRFIKNFSTIEGEIVTDDEAHDDINEETDESEEFSEEDPTHISLVTRRALNTHIKEDGLDQRENLFQTRCLVQSVPCSVVIDSGSCTNVVSSILVKRLNLKTQPHPRPYKLQWLNDCGEVRIYYWVGHGNLIIG from the exons ATGTCAAGTAGGAGAAGAAACCTTGAAGCACCAATTGATTCATGGTACGAGTTCAAAGAGTCCATGAGGAAGCGTTTTGTtccacaatattttcaacggGACATGGCGCAAAAGCTTCAAGCATTGAAACAAGGACGCAAGTCTGTGGAAGATTATTACAAGGAGATGGATACATTGATGGATCGACTTGATCTCGATGAGGACATGGAGGCTCTCATGGCGCGGTTTCTTAATGGGTTAAACACAGAGATTGCAGACAAGACTGATTTACAGCCTTATTCTAATATTGAGGAGTTGTTGCACATTGCAATTAAGATCGAGAGgcaaatccaaagaagatCTCAACGGtattcttctaaaacttttccCAATTCTACTTCTACATGGAAAAAGGATAGTAAGAACATTGATTATAAGCATAGAAATCCAGAGATTAATGAGAAGCCTCAAgctaaatttgagaaaggGGAGAGTTCTAGaacagggaaagaaaaagtagaaaagtcTAATGTTCGAAATAGGGATTTAAAGTGTTGGAGATGTCAAGGGGTAGGACACTATAGTAGAGATTGCCCAAATGCAAGAATTATGACCATCAAGGAGGGAGAAATTGTTACGGATGACGAGGCACATGACGACATAAATGAGGAAACTGATGAGAGTGAGGAGTTTAGCGAAGAGGACCCTACACATATATCTTTGGTTACTCGACGAGCTCTAAACACCCACATTAAGGAGGACGGCCTAGACCAAAGAGAGAACTTGTTTCAAACTCGTTGTCTTGTTCAATCTGTACCTTGTAGTGTTGTCATTGATAGCGGTagttgcaccaatgttgtgAGTTCCATTCTGGTCAAAAGACTTAATTTGAAGACACAACCACATCCAAGACCCTACAAGCTTCAATGGTTGAATGATTGTGGGGAAGTACGGGTAACTCAACAAACTCTTGTTTCATTTACTATTGgaaaatatgttgatgatgttttatgtGATGTTGTATCCATGCATGTTGGAGATTTACTACTGGGGAGGCCATGGCAATTTGATCGTCGGGTAATGTATGATGGGTATGCAAATCGATACTCTTTTACTCACAATGGTAGAAAAACTACTCTTGTTCCATTGTCTCCAAAAGATGTATTTATTGATCATTgcaaacttgaaaagaaaaggcaagagGCTGATGCAAAAgcagagattgaaaaagaatcaagtgaAAAAATGAGCTTGAGTgaaaagcaagagagtaacactcagcctagagaaaaaaaagagagaaaagccaAATCAGTAAGCTTGTATGTTAGATCAAGTGAGGCTAGGAATGTTTTGCTCTCTAACCAGACTATTCTTGTACTTATGTGCAAGGGGTCTTGTTACTTTACTAACATGCTTAACCCTTCTTTGCCTAGTGATTTTGTTGTGCTTTTgcaagagtttgaagatttattttctGAGGAGATGCCTAGTAGTTTGCCACCACTTAGAGGGATTGAACACAAGATTGACTTCATTCCTGGCGCGCCCATTCCAAACCGACCAGCATATAGGACTAATCCAAAGGAGGCTGAAGAGATACAAAGGCAAGTAAGTGAACTCCTTGCTAAAGGGTATGTACGTGAAAGTTTGAGTCCTTGTTCTGTTCCAGTTATTCTTGTACCTAAGAAAGATGGTTCTTGGCGTATGTGTGTTGATTGTAGGGCTATAAACAAGATAACTATAAAGTATAGGCATCCAATTCCTAGATTagatgatatgcttgatgaattgcatggATGTAGTCTTTTTACtaagattgatttaaaatCGGGTTATCATCAAATTCGCATGCATATTGGGGATGAGTGGAAAACAGCTTTTAAAACCAAGTATGGTCTTTATGAATGGTTGGTTATGCCTTTTGGATTAACTAATGCACCTAGTACATTCATGAGACTAATGAACCATGTCTTACGAGAATACTTAGGTAAGTTTGtggttgtttattttgatgacATCCTTGTTTACTCTAAATCTTTAGATGATCATATTACCCATGTACGCAATGTTTTGACTACTTTaagaaatgaatgtttgtatgtaaatttaaagaaatgtagcttttgcatggaaaaagttaacTTTCTTGGGTTTGTAGTTTCATCTAATGGTGTTGAGGTTGATGAGGAGAAAGTGAAGGCTATAAAAGAGTGGCCTACACCTAAAAATGTAAGTGAGGTAAGAAGTTTTCATGGTCTTGCAAGTTTCTACCGTAGGTTCATTAAGAATTTTAGTACAATT GAGGGAGAAATTGTTACGGATGACGAGGCACATGACGACATAAATGAGGAAACTGATGAGAGTGAGGAGTTTAGCGAAGAGGACCCTACACATATATCTTTGGTTACTCGACGAGCTCTAAACACCCACATTAAGGAGGACGGCCTAGACCAAAGAGAGAACTTGTTTCAAACTCGTTGTCTTGTTCAATCTGTACCTTGTAGTGTTGTCATTGATAGCGGTagttgcaccaatgttgtgAGTTCCATTCTGGTCAAAAGACTTAATTTGAAGACACAACCACATCCAAGACCCTACAAGCTTCAATGGTTGAATGATTGTGGGGAAGTACGG ATTTACTACTGGGTTGGCCATGGCAATTTGATCATCGGGTAA